The sequence GGTCCTGTCGACTGGCCGAGGGCAATGTTGATTTTATCGGAAGTTGGTGAAGGGAATACCTGCATTTCGTTCATTTCACCTTCTTTATGTGTTGGGGTATAAAAGTCGAGAATTGCAGATTTGCCTGTCCAACCCCCATCACATTTTGCAGCAACAAATGCGGTATAATGTGCACCGGGTACCAAACCACCCATAATTAAAACAGAATCTTCTGTTAGAATTCTATACTCTGTTCCGGGGCCGTCTAAACGTTTCATGTAAAATTTATATTTCTGTGCACCATACAACCAATCCCAACCAATGGTAACAGAGTTTGGTGTAATAAAATAAATTGCAGGATGCTGAGGCGGGTCACATTGTTGCGGCTGACCGTAGAATGCATATACTGCACCTTCACGTGTTTGGTCATTGGAATATTCATCGCCGGAAACAATGATATCATCATATCCATCGCCATTAATATCTCCACCATTCGTGAGATTTGTGCCAACTACATCAGCGCTGTCCATTCCTTTGAAAGTCCATGTAGGATTACGTTGTGGCCCTTTTGGACCACCCAGATATAATTCAGCCTTACCGGCGTTCATTAAATCGCCATTATCGTAATATTTAGACCCAACCAATAAATCGTCGTAACCATCGTGATTCAAATCGCCGGCTTCGTTTACGTTAAATGCAAATCGTTCATCGTATTGAGTGCCGTTTGCCACCCATCCGATTTCTGGTTGCAATCCGCCTTCGCTGCCATAATGTACATGTAATTTACCTGCCTGATAAACACCTAAAGCATCAAATCTTGGAGCACCAACAACCACATCATCAAAACCATCTCCATTTAAATCGCCTGCGCTGGATAAGTTGATTGCAAAAAAGGAAGTATCCATAGCGCCGCCGGCAACCATAAAATCAGGAATACCATCCGGTCCGGTTGCACTGCCTTCGAAGGTGCACAACATGCCATCTCCAATTAAAAAGATATATCCGCCAATATGTAAGTCGTTATAACCATCGCCGTTCACATCCCCTGCTCTATCCATTGATACGCCAAGGTTTGCGTCTTCAACAATACCAACGCACGACATAAAAGGAGTAGTATTTATGCCATCTTCAGCACCATTAAAAATCCAGAATTTGCCGGCTTTATTACCGGAGTCACCCAGCACTTCATCATCATCCCACCCGTGCGCGCCAACACAAATTTCGTCATATCCATCGTCATTTAAATCGCCTGCAATTACAACAGCCTCACCCAACTTTGCACCTTTTCGGTTACCACGCATGGTCCAAAATGGCGTTGTTGATGGTCCGTCAGGTCCGCCTAAGTATAGATAAACCTTGCCTTCATTAACTTTAAATTCAGAATATTCATGTGAACCAATCAATACATCAGCATAACCATCATTATTAACATCCCCCTTAATTGAAACACAACGACCATAACCACTGCTGTCATGTTCACCGTAAAGCACCCAATCCGGTTCAATGGATAATCCTTCAGGAGAACCGTAATAAATAAATACTGCGCCTTCGCCAACAAATGCATGCTCATAACTTGGAGCGCCTACAATTACATCATCATATCCATCACCATTCACATCGCCACCGCCATCGATCCAGAAACCAAATTCACAGTCGGTGTCGTTCCCTTCTACCTTCCAGTCAAACTCAGGCGCCACAGGAGGTACCACCAATGCGGTAAACAGCACAGTGGTGCAGGTTAAAAGCAGCGAATTAATTAGTAGTTTATTCATTATTTTAAAGTCTCAATAAAGGTAAAACCTTTTACCTGCCTATCCAAAATGATTTTCGTCAATTAGAGCAGGATAACAAATTAAAAAGAAAGCGTTAAACCCGCATTCCAGTTGATTCCTGCCTGCGGATAAAAGCCCATTAATTGTGACGGTGTATCTTCATAGATGTAACGGTACACCCATGCGTTGCTCTCATATAATTGATTTGTAACGTTTTGTAAGTTAAAATTAAATGCGAGCGATGAACCCTGCTTGCGGGTAAAAACATATCGCAAACCGGCATCATGTAATAAATAGGCATCGAGTTTTCTTTCTTCACTGTTGCTGTTATCAGCATATTGTTTACCCACATATTTGGAAGTAAATGATAATGTGATACGATTGGAATATTTTACGCCGGTAATATCCAAAATATTGTATGCGAGTTTATTAAAAACGATTGTTGAAGGAGAAAATGCTATACTAGAATTATTATAGGTGATAGGTGTTTGTTCTCCTGTGTCCCAGTTATCTAAATATTCGGTGTATTCAACAATGGTATTTTTACTTAAGGTAAAATTTGCTTCCCAGGTTAATTTATCTGTAAAAAACATTTTTGCCCAAGCAGCTTCAATTCCGGTTCTGTAACTGGATGGAATATTTGTTCTGGTATATGCACCAACATCATTAATTTCTCCTGTTAATACCAATTGATTTTTGTAATACATCATGTAATAATTTAACGAGAATTGCCATCCTTTAAATTGAATGCGCTCTCCTATTTCTGTATTATATAAATGTTCAGGTGATGGTCTGCTTTGGGAAGATGATTCCACATAGTCGTCACGGTTGGGCTCTTTGCCTGAAACACCAGCAAATACGTAAGTTTCAAAGGAATTGCTGTGTAAAAATGTTATGCCGGCTTTAGGATTAAAAAATAATAAATTCACTGTTTGCTCCAGCGGAATTCCTTCATCATCATAACCCAAAAAACGATAGTTTACATCGCGCAACTGCAGGTCTGTTAATACATTTATTTTTCGTGTTTTATATATCCATTGTCCGAACACATTTGCATCGTGTTTTAATGCATCATTTTGATACCATTCATAATTATGTGGTAAAGATGAAGCGTATTCACTCCAAATAACATTTCCAAAATGATCGCCTGCATGTAAATACCAGGCACCACCAAAGTTCAAGGTATTATTATCATCAACTTGATTTTCATATTGCATAAAAACACCACCGAAATCACTGTCCAGCCATTTTTGTGTAATTAAATCTGTTGATGTAATGGTATCACTTCCAACAATTACATCCTCAACCCCATAATCACTAAATAACTGCTCGCTTTCATATTGTTCATAGTAGCCTTTCCCTTTTGTGTAATTAAACGTGATGCGCAATACATCAGATGTGTTTAAATTAAAAATATTATGCCACTGATAATGCGTTTGGATATAATTATCTGTTTGATTTTCATACGTATACGGATTGTAGGTACGGTTGGTATCCAGTATTTCAGCCGGTACACCAGCCCATGACTGGTAAGTTATTTCGTTACCGGAAAATACATTGATGATAGCTTTATATTTAATTGTTTGATAAGCAGCCGTAATAAAATAAGAATTTAAATCAGCGTAAGCACGGTCAACATATCCCTCAGAATAAACATCCGAATAACGGCCTTCCAGTTGCCAGTGATCATTAATTAATCCTGTTCCAAATTGAATCATTTTTTTTGAAAGGTTAAATGAGCCGGTATGATATCCTAATTTAACGAAAGGTTTGCGACTTAAAACATTGGTATTAATATTTACTGCAGCACCAAAAGAGCTGATACCATTTGTTGAAGTTCCAACACCGCGTTGAATCTGTATTTCATCAACACTCGACGCAAAATCGGGTAAATCGACCCAATAGGTTTGTTGTGATTCTGCATCATTATATGGAACACCATTTACTGTAATATTCACTCTTGTGGCATCACTTCCGCGTATACGCAAACCCGTATAACCCACGCCATTGCCCGCATCGGAGGTAACAACTGTTGAAGGTGTTGACTCCAGCAGAAAAGGCATATCCTCCCCAAAATTATTTTCATTTAATTGTTTACCCATTATAGTAGTATAAGTAACAGGTGCATTTGATACTATTGTATTTGCACTTATTCGAACCGGGAAAAAAATATGATTTGCAGGTGTTAAATAAATTAATATTTTTCGTTCATTACCATTTATTAGAATTTCATTTCCTTGTGCATCGTACTCTTTGGTTATCACAAATCTTATTAATCCTTCCGAAAAAGAAATATGCTTAACAGCCGGACTTTCAAATTCGGGAATTACAACTGAAAAATACCCTGCTGAATCAGTAAAAGTTGAAACATTTGCTTTTTTAAAATATACAAGCGCATCGGAAATGGGTTTATCAACTTCTTCAATTAAAACGTTACCACTTACTGTAATTTGGGTAAAAGAAAATGTGCTTGAGAGCAGTATAGATATACAAAAAATAAATTTTTTCATGACAAAGGTTTACAGTTTGAAACCTGCAAATGGAGCCTTTGCCGGAAGAAAAAAAATTCCTCAATCCCTACCCGGAATTACCCGGCCAGGTTCGATGGGTTTAATCTCAGTCTTTAGCTTACGCTATCAACACCCCATGAGATAATACAAAGGTATAACAAAAATATTAGTATAACTGTTGTGGCTCATTATCAAGGTATTGCATAACAGTTTGCATCCGCTGTTCTACAGTTCCTTTTAATTCGACAAAACGCACTTTATATTTTATCATATGCTCTTTGTAAACGTTATATAAATGTTCGCGACGATGTGGATCTTCCCGTTGTGGATCAGGTTGCCATGGGAAGTCGGGTGCACATAAAAAATATACTGCCGGAACACGATCAATTGTTGCATGACTTAACCAAGGTTCACAACGCTGGTATTTATCATCGCACCAAATT comes from Bacteroidota bacterium and encodes:
- a CDS encoding TonB-dependent receptor produces the protein MKKFIFCISILLSSTFSFTQITVSGNVLIEEVDKPISDALVYFKKANVSTFTDSAGYFSVVIPEFESPAVKHISFSEGLIRFVITKEYDAQGNEILINGNERKILIYLTPANHIFFPVRISANTIVSNAPVTYTTIMGKQLNENNFGEDMPFLLESTPSTVVTSDAGNGVGYTGLRIRGSDATRVNITVNGVPYNDAESQQTYWVDLPDFASSVDEIQIQRGVGTSTNGISSFGAAVNINTNVLSRKPFVKLGYHTGSFNLSKKMIQFGTGLINDHWQLEGRYSDVYSEGYVDRAYADLNSYFITAAYQTIKYKAIINVFSGNEITYQSWAGVPAEILDTNRTYNPYTYENQTDNYIQTHYQWHNIFNLNTSDVLRITFNYTKGKGYYEQYESEQLFSDYGVEDVIVGSDTITSTDLITQKWLDSDFGGVFMQYENQVDDNNTLNFGGAWYLHAGDHFGNVIWSEYASSLPHNYEWYQNDALKHDANVFGQWIYKTRKINVLTDLQLRDVNYRFLGYDDEGIPLEQTVNLLFFNPKAGITFLHSNSFETYVFAGVSGKEPNRDDYVESSSQSRPSPEHLYNTEIGERIQFKGWQFSLNYYMMYYKNQLVLTGEINDVGAYTRTNIPSSYRTGIEAAWAKMFFTDKLTWEANFTLSKNTIVEYTEYLDNWDTGEQTPITYNNSSIAFSPSTIVFNKLAYNILDITGVKYSNRITLSFTSKYVGKQYADNSNSEERKLDAYLLHDAGLRYVFTRKQGSSLAFNFNLQNVTNQLYESNAWVYRYIYEDTPSQLMGFYPQAGINWNAGLTLSF
- a CDS encoding FG-GAP repeat protein, producing MNKLLINSLLLTCTTVLFTALVVPPVAPEFDWKVEGNDTDCEFGFWIDGGGDVNGDGYDDVIVGAPSYEHAFVGEGAVFIYYGSPEGLSIEPDWVLYGEHDSSGYGRCVSIKGDVNNDGYADVLIGSHEYSEFKVNEGKVYLYLGGPDGPSTTPFWTMRGNRKGAKLGEAVVIAGDLNDDGYDEICVGAHGWDDDEVLGDSGNKAGKFWIFNGAEDGINTTPFMSCVGIVEDANLGVSMDRAGDVNGDGYNDLHIGGYIFLIGDGMLCTFEGSATGPDGIPDFMVAGGAMDTSFFAINLSSAGDLNGDGFDDVVVGAPRFDALGVYQAGKLHVHYGSEGGLQPEIGWVANGTQYDERFAFNVNEAGDLNHDGYDDLLVGSKYYDNGDLMNAGKAELYLGGPKGPQRNPTWTFKGMDSADVVGTNLTNGGDINGDGYDDIIVSGDEYSNDQTREGAVYAFYGQPQQCDPPQHPAIYFITPNSVTIGWDWLYGAQKYKFYMKRLDGPGTEYRILTEDSVLIMGGLVPGAHYTAFVAAKCDGGWTGKSAILDFYTPTHKEGEMNEMQVFPSPTSDKINIALGQSTGPVQVRIFSLSGEMVISKKYQVDEPQTVVVVNEVKDLAAGNYFVLVESNSGKITRQFIKQ
- a CDS encoding ATP-binding protein; the encoded protein is MIHKIVFTGPESCGKTTLVNYLSQKLSLPYVPEMARPFISSLNRKYEYDDLLSIAMLQMSEEERIKSLNPPLLICDTDLLTIKIWCDDKYQRCEPWLSHATIDRVPAVYFLCAPDFPWQPDPQREDPHRREHLYNVYKEHMIKYKVRFVELKGTVEQRMQTVMQYLDNEPQQLY